In Shouchella patagoniensis, the following are encoded in one genomic region:
- the rnhA gene encoding ribonuclease H, with protein MAKQKYYVVWQGRKTGIFRSWAECEAQVKGFTGARFKSYLTLPEAEAAFSGQPAPKKGRATARTTKAKTVTPPDPVIWESISVDVGSHGNPGKVEYKGVDTRTGEVLFEKPPITMGTNNMGEFLAIVHGLAYVKNQGSSKPIYSDSRTAIGWVKKKKANSTLTRTSETEEIWTLVDRAEQWLKENPNHNPVYKWDTKAYGEIKADYGRKS; from the coding sequence ATGGCAAAACAAAAGTACTATGTAGTCTGGCAAGGTCGAAAAACAGGGATATTCCGCTCATGGGCGGAATGCGAAGCTCAAGTAAAAGGGTTTACAGGAGCAAGATTTAAATCTTATTTAACTTTACCTGAGGCAGAAGCAGCATTTAGCGGCCAACCTGCACCAAAAAAAGGTCGGGCTACGGCACGAACAACAAAAGCAAAAACAGTCACGCCGCCAGATCCTGTTATTTGGGAAAGCATTAGTGTGGATGTCGGAAGTCATGGCAACCCTGGAAAAGTGGAATATAAAGGTGTTGACACAAGGACTGGCGAAGTATTGTTTGAAAAACCACCTATTACGATGGGGACAAATAATATGGGCGAGTTTTTAGCTATTGTTCATGGACTTGCTTATGTGAAAAACCAGGGTTCCAGTAAACCAATTTATTCAGATTCACGAACTGCAATCGGTTGGGTGAAAAAGAAGAAAGCCAATTCAACGTTAACACGTACATCTGAAACAGAAGAAATATGGACACTTGTGGATCGAGCGGAGCAGTGGCTGAAAGAAAACCCCAATCATAATCCAGTTTATAAATGGGACACAAAGGCTTATGGAGAAATAAAAGCAGATTACGGTAGAAAAAGCTAA
- a CDS encoding aldehyde dehydrogenase, giving the protein MYETLKSVQQEYVFSGATKSSSFRKQQLTKLREMLTQHEDDLLKAVNKDLNKQKTEAFMTELGNVYQEISHAIDSLDEWMEPIKVKTPVSHTGSKSYILSEPYGSVLIIAPWNYPIQLTFSPLVGALAAGNCAVIKPSELTPHTSSAIAAAVRATFPQELVTVVEGDAKTAEALLDQPFDYIFFTGSVAVGKIVMRKAAEHLTPHTLELGGKSPAIVTEDAKLDLAAKRIAWGKFTNAGQTCIAPDYVLVDENVYKKFMKKLQDHAYSMFSDRTKNGTYTQIVNEKHYDRLYQYLGNGSVALGGQYSREDRLISPTILTDVEWDAPIMQEEIFGPILPIFTYKTSAEALMRVRSLPNPLALYVFSEKEQTQQLFTEQLSFGGGCINDTIMHVANPYLPFGGKGPSGIGAYHGYESFRTFSHQKGMLKQTTKFDMPLRYKQGKLANKMIRNVFK; this is encoded by the coding sequence ATGTATGAGACGTTAAAAAGCGTTCAACAGGAATATGTATTTTCTGGAGCGACAAAATCATCTTCATTTAGAAAACAACAATTAACTAAATTAAGAGAAATGTTAACACAGCATGAAGATGATTTGTTAAAAGCAGTAAATAAAGACTTAAATAAACAAAAGACAGAAGCTTTTATGACTGAGCTTGGAAATGTTTATCAAGAAATTAGCCACGCAATTGACTCTCTTGATGAGTGGATGGAACCTATTAAAGTTAAAACACCAGTAAGTCACACTGGTTCAAAGAGTTATATTTTGTCCGAACCATATGGAAGTGTATTAATTATTGCACCGTGGAACTATCCCATCCAACTTACTTTCTCACCTCTAGTTGGTGCGCTAGCCGCTGGGAATTGTGCGGTTATTAAACCATCCGAATTAACGCCGCACACGTCGAGTGCGATCGCAGCCGCTGTTCGAGCGACCTTCCCACAAGAACTGGTTACCGTGGTTGAAGGTGATGCCAAAACGGCAGAGGCGTTGCTCGATCAACCGTTTGATTATATTTTTTTCACAGGCAGTGTTGCTGTTGGAAAAATTGTAATGCGGAAAGCAGCAGAACACTTAACGCCTCATACGTTAGAACTAGGCGGAAAAAGCCCAGCAATTGTTACGGAAGACGCGAAGCTTGATCTGGCAGCAAAGCGGATTGCTTGGGGGAAATTTACGAATGCAGGGCAGACATGCATTGCACCTGATTATGTATTGGTGGACGAGAATGTGTACAAAAAGTTTATGAAAAAACTACAAGACCATGCGTACTCGATGTTTTCAGATCGGACAAAAAATGGAACCTATACGCAAATCGTTAACGAAAAACATTATGACAGACTGTATCAGTACTTAGGCAATGGATCTGTTGCTCTTGGAGGACAGTATTCAAGAGAAGATCGACTGATTTCTCCAACGATTTTAACGGATGTGGAATGGGACGCTCCAATTATGCAAGAGGAGATTTTTGGACCTATTCTACCTATTTTTACTTATAAAACATCAGCAGAAGCATTGATGCGTGTACGTTCCCTCCCAAATCCACTTGCACTGTATGTGTTCTCTGAAAAAGAACAGACGCAACAATTGTTTACAGAGCAGCTGTCGTTTGGAGGAGGTTGTATTAATGACACAATAATGCATGTGGCTAATCCGTATTTGCCTTTTGGAGGAAAAGGACCAAGCGGGATTGGTGCTTATCATGGATATGAAAGTTTCCGTACATTTTCTCATCAAAAGGGCATGTTAAAACAAACAACAAAATTTGATATGCCACTTCGTTATAAACAAGGGAAGCTAGCAAATAAAATGATACGGAATGTATTTAAATAG
- a CDS encoding lysine N(6)-hydroxylase/L-ornithine N(5)-oxygenase family protein: protein MEHAYDVVGIGIGPFNLGLAALISERTDLKAAFFDENNVFQWHPGMLLDGTDLQVPFLADLVTLANPMSRYSFLNYAHTHNRLMSFFMFNRFDVPRMEYNAYCQWVSQELDNCHFGNRVENVTYDRLNERYILKIRSLDEKKEMYAKHLIVGTGSSPLVPGDLANTLNEDIIHSSDYKGYEKELKEARSITVVGSGQSAAEIFYKLLESQLEHKYELSWFTRSAGFFQLEYSKIGQELFSPDYVDYFHRLPYETRKEALPLLGNLRNGVQQKTLHKIFDMLYHRSIQTNRSPALIRANMEVKQIEKVEAREYVIKGKQWQEKKAFAHKTEKVILATGYKPQIPDWLQAMTAELVMESEKEFAVTRNAELVFKEKRNNRIFTLTNLEHSLGTSATNLGLSVERNARIVNELMAKEVYQTSPGHVFQQFSIEKD, encoded by the coding sequence ATGGAACATGCCTACGATGTAGTTGGAATTGGAATTGGTCCGTTTAATTTAGGGCTAGCTGCACTAATAAGTGAGCGTACTGATTTAAAAGCAGCCTTCTTTGATGAAAATAATGTATTTCAATGGCATCCGGGTATGCTATTAGATGGGACCGATTTACAGGTCCCTTTTTTAGCGGATCTTGTTACGTTAGCCAACCCAATGAGTCGCTATAGTTTCTTAAACTATGCACATACACATAACCGTTTAATGTCTTTTTTTATGTTTAATCGCTTTGATGTTCCAAGAATGGAATACAATGCTTATTGTCAATGGGTTTCACAAGAGCTAGATAATTGCCATTTTGGTAATCGCGTGGAAAACGTAACGTATGATCGGTTGAATGAGAGATATATTCTTAAAATAAGATCGTTGGACGAAAAAAAAGAAATGTATGCGAAGCATTTAATTGTAGGAACTGGGAGTTCTCCATTAGTTCCTGGAGATTTAGCTAATACTCTAAATGAAGATATTATCCATTCAAGCGATTATAAAGGCTATGAAAAAGAGTTGAAAGAAGCCCGTTCCATTACAGTTGTTGGTTCTGGTCAAAGTGCAGCAGAGATTTTTTATAAGCTGCTTGAAAGTCAATTGGAACATAAATATGAACTTAGCTGGTTTACAAGATCAGCCGGTTTTTTCCAGCTCGAGTATTCAAAGATCGGTCAGGAGCTCTTTTCACCAGATTATGTTGACTATTTTCATCGCTTACCTTATGAGACACGCAAAGAGGCGTTGCCGTTACTTGGGAATTTAAGAAATGGTGTGCAACAAAAAACGCTCCATAAAATTTTTGATATGCTTTATCATCGCAGTATTCAAACAAACAGATCACCTGCTCTTATAAGGGCGAATATGGAAGTGAAACAAATTGAAAAAGTAGAAGCAAGGGAATATGTAATAAAAGGGAAACAATGGCAAGAAAAAAAGGCATTTGCTCATAAGACGGAAAAAGTAATACTAGCAACAGGTTATAAACCGCAAATCCCTGACTGGCTTCAAGCAATGACTGCTGAACTTGTAATGGAGTCGGAAAAAGAGTTTGCTGTGACTAGAAATGCAGAATTGGTTTTTAAAGAAAAACGGAACAATCGTATATTCACGTTAACGAATTTAGAGCATAGCTTAGGGACAAGTGCAACCAACCTTGGTTTATCGGTCGAACGCAATGCCCGCATTGTTAATGAACTTATGGCTAAAGAAGTTTATCAAACGAGTCCTGGACATGTGTTTCAACAGTTTTCTATAGAAAAAGACTGA
- a CDS encoding catalase, whose product MTRLTDNQGHPIYDNQNSRTAGQHGPAMLEDYHLVEKLAHFDRERIPERVVHARGIGAHGVFKVKNNMKRYTKAGFLAEDGKETPLFVRFSTVIHGGTSPETLRDPRGFSVKFYTEEGNYDFVGNNLPVFFIRDAIKFPDVIHSLKPDPRTNIQDPDRYWDFMSLSPETTNMLMHLFTDEGIPASYREMRGSSVHAFKWVNEHGNMVYVKLRWIPKKGQRNLSAEQAAEIQGQDFNHATRDLYEAIEKKDFPEWDLYVQILDPADLDNFDFHPLDATKDWLEEDIPYQLVGTMTLNRNPDNVFAETEQVGFNPGNLVPGFEPSEDKMLQGRIFSYSDTQRYRVGANYLNLPVNCPFAQKANFQRDGAMPVGQQTNPINYEPNRYEATPDEAEEYTDYRAPINGTIGRIAIEKKNHFGQAGKIYRRYEKEVQDALVKNIVGDLEQVAQETALRAICNFYRADETLGQRLADKLNIDIAEYVQQSK is encoded by the coding sequence ATGACAAGATTAACTGACAATCAAGGACATCCAATTTATGATAACCAAAACTCTCGAACAGCAGGTCAACATGGTCCTGCAATGCTTGAAGATTATCACTTAGTTGAAAAGTTAGCTCACTTCGACCGCGAACGTATCCCTGAACGTGTTGTGCATGCACGTGGTATAGGTGCGCATGGCGTGTTTAAGGTGAAAAACAATATGAAACGTTATACGAAAGCAGGTTTTTTAGCAGAAGACGGGAAAGAAACGCCTCTATTTGTCCGCTTTTCAACAGTTATACATGGAGGAACCTCACCTGAAACACTTCGTGATCCACGTGGGTTTTCTGTCAAATTTTATACAGAAGAAGGAAACTATGATTTTGTTGGAAACAACTTGCCTGTATTCTTTATCCGTGATGCGATCAAGTTTCCAGATGTCATCCATTCATTAAAACCAGACCCACGAACAAATATTCAAGATCCAGACAGGTATTGGGATTTTATGTCCTTGTCGCCAGAAACAACCAATATGTTAATGCATTTGTTTACAGACGAAGGGATACCAGCTTCATACCGGGAGATGCGTGGTTCAAGTGTTCATGCGTTTAAATGGGTAAATGAACATGGCAATATGGTTTATGTAAAACTACGTTGGATCCCTAAAAAGGGTCAGCGGAATTTATCTGCCGAACAAGCAGCGGAAATACAAGGGCAAGATTTTAACCACGCAACGAGAGATTTATATGAAGCAATTGAAAAAAAGGATTTCCCAGAGTGGGACTTATACGTTCAAATTTTAGACCCGGCTGATTTAGATAACTTTGATTTTCATCCACTTGATGCAACAAAAGATTGGTTGGAAGAAGACATTCCTTATCAATTAGTTGGAACAATGACGTTGAATCGTAACCCGGATAACGTGTTTGCTGAAACAGAGCAAGTTGGCTTTAACCCTGGTAACCTTGTACCTGGATTTGAACCATCTGAAGATAAAATGCTACAAGGACGTATTTTCTCATACTCTGATACACAACGTTATCGAGTGGGAGCTAACTACTTAAACTTGCCGGTTAACTGTCCTTTTGCACAGAAAGCGAATTTCCAACGTGATGGCGCAATGCCAGTCGGACAACAAACAAACCCAATTAATTATGAACCTAACCGTTATGAAGCAACGCCTGATGAAGCGGAAGAATATACCGATTATCGCGCACCGATTAATGGAACAATTGGTCGTATAGCAATTGAAAAGAAAAATCACTTCGGTCAAGCTGGTAAGATATACCGTCGCTATGAAAAAGAAGTTCAAGATGCACTTGTGAAAAACATTGTTGGTGATTTAGAGCAAGTTGCGCAAGAAACGGCTTTGAGAGCGATATGTAATTTTTATCGGGCCGATGAAACGCTTGGTCAAAGGCTTGCTGATAAACTGAACATCGATATCGCAGAGTATGTGCAACAATCAAAGTAA